In the genome of Flaviflexus ciconiae, one region contains:
- a CDS encoding metallopeptidase family protein produces MVPDEFMDAVDNVVFLIEDEPAPDMVGPDQRDEDGLPALLGLYEGIALTDRDDGWAGALPDTIFIFRGPLSRWCETREELIHEIAVTVIHEIAHHFGIDDDRLHALGWG; encoded by the coding sequence ATGGTTCCCGACGAGTTCATGGATGCTGTCGACAACGTCGTCTTCCTGATCGAAGACGAACCGGCTCCCGACATGGTTGGTCCGGATCAGCGTGATGAAGATGGCTTGCCCGCCCTTCTCGGACTGTATGAAGGCATTGCCCTCACGGATCGTGATGATGGATGGGCGGGTGCACTGCCCGACACGATCTTTATTTTCCGTGGACCACTGTCACGCTGGTGCGAAACCAGGGAAGAACTTATCCACGAGATTGCCGTGACCGTTATTCACGAAATTGCCCACCATTTCGGAATCGACGACGACCGGTTGCACGCGCTCGGATGGGGGTAG
- a CDS encoding alpha/beta hydrolase, with the protein MELRHVIAVGEPRSTVLLLHGFGEHSARYSHIIEIFAEAGYDVFSYDQAGHGRAAGPRAQVDMPELLKDHRAARAEVMARTRTDTLVLFGHSMGGLITGMSALIDPRGVDAVVLSGPAFRQFPEVAPIIAKIGYGLSRFLPSIPITNIDTKDLSRDPFVVRAYERDPLVHHGWVPMLTGTSMAVHGRKALDNASVWKKGLPLYVVHGEDDQIANIEGSREFVASVRDSGSPAELVTVPAGFHEVLNEPDSEQVVEDIIQWLNNRV; encoded by the coding sequence ATGGAACTACGGCATGTGATCGCAGTGGGGGAACCCCGTTCAACTGTTCTCCTGTTGCACGGTTTTGGGGAACACTCCGCTCGGTACTCGCATATCATTGAGATTTTTGCTGAAGCCGGATATGACGTGTTCAGCTACGACCAGGCAGGGCACGGGCGGGCCGCCGGGCCCCGGGCGCAGGTCGATATGCCGGAGCTGCTCAAAGACCACCGTGCGGCTCGCGCAGAAGTCATGGCACGAACAAGAACGGACACCCTCGTTCTATTCGGACACTCGATGGGTGGGCTGATCACGGGAATGTCTGCGCTCATTGACCCTCGTGGCGTCGATGCTGTTGTCCTGTCCGGCCCGGCCTTCCGCCAGTTCCCGGAAGTCGCACCCATCATTGCGAAGATCGGATACGGTCTTTCAAGGTTCCTGCCAAGCATTCCAATTACCAACATTGACACGAAGGACCTGAGCCGAGATCCGTTCGTGGTGCGAGCATACGAGCGTGACCCGCTTGTTCATCACGGATGGGTGCCGATGCTCACGGGCACGTCGATGGCAGTGCACGGCCGGAAAGCACTGGACAATGCCAGCGTGTGGAAGAAGGGCCTGCCGCTCTACGTTGTTCATGGCGAGGACGATCAGATCGCTAACATCGAGGGATCCCGAGAGTTTGTCGCGAGTGTAAGAGACTCCGGATCCCCAGCAGAGCTCGTGACCGTGCCTGCCGGATTCCACGAAGTGCTCAACGAGCCGGACTCAGAACAGGTCGTGGAAGACATCATCCAGTGGCTAAATAATCGAGTTTAA
- the mscL gene encoding large conductance mechanosensitive channel protein MscL, giving the protein MIQGFKEFISRGNAIDLAVGMVIGAAFTAVVTALVEQVINPLIGGIFGEPNFDDVAAFTIGDATVKPGAVITALVSFLLVALALYFFIIIPMNKLAERRNAGVEEAPAADADDVAVLKEIRDLLIVQNADGGEGQNR; this is encoded by the coding sequence ATGATCCAGGGATTTAAAGAATTTATCTCCCGAGGCAATGCCATCGACCTTGCTGTTGGCATGGTTATCGGCGCAGCCTTCACCGCTGTTGTGACCGCTCTCGTTGAGCAGGTCATTAACCCGCTGATCGGCGGCATCTTCGGTGAACCCAATTTCGATGATGTTGCCGCGTTTACGATCGGGGATGCAACGGTGAAGCCCGGCGCTGTTATCACCGCCCTTGTTAGCTTCCTCCTGGTTGCTCTCGCCCTCTACTTCTTCATCATCATCCCGATGAACAAGCTTGCTGAGCGCCGCAATGCTGGTGTTGAGGAAGCGCCGGCAGCGGACGCCGATGACGTTGCTGTCCTCAAGGAGATCCGCGACCTCCTGATCGTTCAGAACGCTGACGGTGGCGAGGGCCAGAACCGCTAG
- a CDS encoding SAF domain-containing protein, translating to MSSRPPMRAVLWRWRRLLTAAILALCLALVVSAIGSSGRVLPTELLVASSDLPAGHRLTEDDVRKVPAPAGVVPEDQAIDMASGQRLAISLPEGTPITQSMLIGPTLVDGLPEGTVIVPVYLSTPAELTPAGSKVDLWSSDETGTAILAATDATILAFSEVDASSGFLSTGDNLTYAYVAIDAEQATLVLGISARTPLLAVLHS from the coding sequence ATGTCTTCCAGACCTCCGATGCGAGCGGTACTGTGGCGGTGGCGCAGGCTTCTTACCGCCGCTATTCTTGCACTCTGCCTCGCACTTGTTGTTTCCGCTATTGGATCTTCCGGCCGGGTTCTTCCAACGGAGCTTCTTGTGGCCTCAAGCGATCTACCAGCAGGGCATCGTCTTACCGAGGACGATGTAAGGAAGGTTCCGGCCCCTGCCGGAGTTGTTCCAGAAGATCAGGCGATCGACATGGCATCGGGCCAGCGTCTTGCAATCTCGCTTCCCGAGGGCACGCCAATCACCCAGTCGATGCTGATTGGCCCAACCCTCGTTGATGGTCTTCCCGAAGGAACCGTTATCGTTCCTGTCTACCTCTCAACACCGGCCGAGCTAACACCGGCGGGTTCAAAGGTAGACCTGTGGTCTTCCGATGAGACCGGCACAGCGATCCTGGCCGCGACAGACGCAACAATCCTGGCATTCTCCGAGGTCGACGCATCGTCGGGATTCCTGTCAACCGGTGATAATCTCACATACGCCTATGTTGCGATCGACGCGGAGCAGGCTACATTAGTCCTTGGCATTAGTGCACGGACGCCTCTGCTGGCAGTCCTGCACAGTTGA
- a CDS encoding FmdB family zinc ribbon protein: protein MPTYSYRCKSCGNAFDIHQSFTDDPLTVCEACGGELRKLFNSVGVVFKGSGFYRNDSRSKSNGLTATDPKSSDSAPASSTSTSSSTESSKSSASSGGSSASTAAAKA from the coding sequence GTGCCCACTTATTCGTACCGCTGCAAGTCATGCGGAAACGCGTTCGATATCCACCAGTCTTTCACTGACGATCCGCTGACCGTCTGCGAGGCCTGCGGCGGAGAGCTCAGGAAGCTCTTCAACTCCGTTGGCGTTGTTTTCAAGGGGTCAGGCTTCTACCGCAACGACTCCCGATCAAAGTCAAACGGCCTCACCGCCACCGATCCGAAGAGCTCCGACTCTGCGCCTGCTAGCTCAACCAGCACCAGCTCTTCCACCGAGTCATCCAAGTCATCGGCTTCGTCCGGTGGTTCGTCGGCCAGCACGGCCGCCGCTAAGGCCTAG
- a CDS encoding 5-formyltetrahydrofolate cyclo-ligase gives MTTYEVALPDVSDFDIVDAKQMIRSVLRDRRSKLTAKDLSKYAPAFAETITEFVADAKTIAMYVSVKNEPDTYLALDTLSELGVRILLPKLGPGLNRMWAEYECDDLVSEAPGRPPSPKGDPLPAEVIEEADVIIVPALAVNQSGTRLGQGGGWYDRMLKQNVTDKVGALIYPWEFVSNSLPYDEQDVRVPWVLQPGTITKVEDN, from the coding sequence TTTCTGACTTCGACATTGTCGATGCCAAGCAGATGATCCGTAGCGTTCTCCGTGATCGCCGGTCAAAGTTGACCGCGAAAGATCTCAGCAAGTATGCCCCCGCATTTGCGGAGACCATTACCGAGTTCGTGGCAGATGCCAAGACCATTGCGATGTACGTGTCCGTCAAGAACGAGCCCGATACCTATCTGGCTCTCGATACTCTCAGCGAACTCGGTGTTCGCATCCTGCTCCCCAAGCTCGGGCCGGGCCTCAACCGGATGTGGGCCGAGTACGAGTGCGACGACCTGGTGAGCGAAGCTCCCGGTCGCCCGCCCTCACCGAAGGGCGATCCCCTCCCTGCCGAAGTCATCGAAGAAGCCGATGTCATCATCGTCCCGGCCCTCGCCGTCAACCAGTCAGGTACCCGGCTCGGCCAGGGTGGCGGTTGGTACGACCGGATGCTGAAGCAGAACGTCACCGACAAGGTGGGTGCACTGATCTACCCGTGGGAGTTTGTGTCAAACTCTCTCCCCTATGACGAACAGGATGTCCGCGTCCCTTGGGTTCTCCAACCCGGGACGATCACCAAGGTAGAAGACAACTGA